In one window of Pseudoalteromonas espejiana DSM 9414 DNA:
- the moaB gene encoding molybdenum cofactor biosynthesis protein B — protein sequence MSHTTESQIALNIAVMTVSDTRDEITDTSGHYLIKALTEAGHHLADKDIVKDDVYQMRAVASQWIADDTIHAILVTGGTGFTERDSTPEAFAPLFDKSVDGFGELFRHISYGEIGNSTIQSRALAGLANNTVIFCMPGSTGACKTAWTGIIKDQLDSMHKPCNFAPHITIGKKCESREQ from the coding sequence ATGAGCCACACAACTGAGTCACAAATCGCATTAAACATTGCCGTAATGACAGTAAGCGATACACGCGATGAAATTACGGATACCTCAGGCCATTATTTAATTAAAGCCCTTACTGAAGCCGGCCATCACTTAGCTGATAAAGACATAGTTAAAGATGATGTTTATCAAATGCGTGCAGTTGCCTCGCAGTGGATTGCCGATGACACCATTCATGCCATTTTAGTCACCGGTGGTACGGGCTTTACCGAGCGCGACTCAACACCAGAGGCATTTGCACCGCTGTTTGATAAAAGCGTAGATGGATTTGGCGAGCTATTTAGGCATATTTCGTACGGCGAAATTGGTAACTCAACTATTCAATCGCGTGCGCTGGCAGGCCTTGCTAATAACACAGTTATTTTCTGTATGCCTGGCTCTACGGGGGCATGTAAAACAGCCTGGACAGGTATTATAAAAGATCAGTTAGACTCAATGCATAAGCCATGTAACTTTGCCCCGCACATTACCATTGGTAAAAAATGCGAATCGCGAGAGCAATAA
- the moaC gene encoding cyclic pyranopterin monophosphate synthase MoaC has translation MLSHVDENGQANMVDVSLKEVTLRDASAEAYIKMSKKAFEQVLLNQNKKGDVLGVARIAGIQGAKKCADLIPLCHPLALSKVAVDFELDEAHSQIKVTSYCKLAGKTGVEMEALTAVSVATLTLFDMCKAADPLMEIHGMRVTQKAGGKHGSWQRD, from the coding sequence ATGCTGAGCCACGTAGACGAAAATGGCCAAGCAAACATGGTTGATGTATCGCTAAAAGAGGTTACTCTGCGCGATGCATCTGCCGAGGCCTACATTAAAATGAGCAAAAAAGCTTTTGAACAAGTGTTGCTTAACCAAAATAAAAAAGGTGACGTGCTAGGCGTTGCCCGTATTGCGGGTATTCAGGGCGCTAAAAAGTGCGCCGATTTAATTCCGCTTTGTCATCCGCTTGCACTGAGTAAAGTAGCCGTTGATTTTGAGCTTGATGAAGCACATAGCCAAATTAAAGTCACTAGCTACTGTAAATTGGCGGGTAAAACTGGCGTTGAAATGGAAGCGCTCACCGCTGTATCTGTGGCTACTCTTACACTATTTGATATGTGTAAAGCCGCCGATCCGCTTATGGAAATACACGGTATGCGTGTAACGCAAAAAGCAGGAGGCAAGCATGGCAGCTGGCAGCGAGATTAA
- a CDS encoding MoaD/ThiS family protein: MAAGSEINLNDTAAGHVNVLFFGQLKERLKCDKLTVDIAHTLSISAFKHMLVEQNPHWQAWLEERDVLCALNQTMSSSDELVKAGDELAFFPPVTGG; the protein is encoded by the coding sequence ATGGCAGCTGGCAGCGAGATTAATTTAAATGATACAGCTGCAGGGCATGTAAATGTACTCTTTTTTGGCCAACTTAAAGAGCGCCTAAAGTGCGATAAGTTAACCGTTGATATAGCTCACACCCTTAGCATTTCAGCGTTTAAACACATGCTGGTTGAGCAAAACCCGCACTGGCAGGCATGGCTTGAAGAGCGTGATGTATTGTGTGCGCTTAATCAAACAATGTCATCAAGTGATGAGCTTGTAAAAGCAGGGGATGAGCTTGCTTTTTTCCCACCCGTTACAGGTGGCTAA
- the moaE gene encoding molybdopterin synthase catalytic subunit MoaE, translated as MSISIKVQTMDFSVGEQHGALCSDNKSDGAVVTFTGLVREFSSGDNVIALELEHYPGMTEQLLQSIAEQAQTRWQLARISIIHRVGYLALGEQIVFVGVTSRHRQAAFEGAQFIMDYLKNHATFWKKEHFKDSSNWVEFKQSDKQALNKWKK; from the coding sequence ATGAGTATAAGCATTAAAGTACAAACGATGGATTTTTCAGTAGGCGAGCAACATGGCGCACTTTGCAGTGATAACAAAAGTGATGGTGCAGTAGTCACGTTTACAGGGCTTGTGCGAGAATTTAGTAGCGGCGATAACGTAATCGCGCTTGAGCTTGAACACTACCCAGGTATGACTGAGCAACTACTGCAGTCGATAGCCGAGCAAGCGCAAACACGTTGGCAACTTGCTCGCATAAGCATTATTCATCGAGTCGGTTATTTAGCCCTTGGTGAGCAAATTGTATTTGTTGGCGTAACCAGCCGCCACCGCCAAGCCGCGTTTGAAGGCGCGCAATTTATAATGGATTACTTAAAAAACCACGCTACGTTTTGGAAAAAAGAGCATTTTAAAGATTCATCAAACTGGGTTGAGTTTAAACAAAGTGACAAGCAAGCGTTAAATAAGTGGAAAAAGTAG
- a CDS encoding MOSC domain-containing protein, which translates to MKIISTNTSKIKTVVHNGKEVKTGIFKTPTNEPVVIEKLNIIGDEQADLVNHGGIDKAVYAFSHNHYAYWKHTLENDDLAVGAFGENFTISELDEQNIHIGDRIRVGTALLEVSQPRVPCFKLAIALNNKQSLKLFTQYYHTGVYFRVLEPGMAKTGDAVTIEHKADHNISVKALFQAFYDKKYPDYESVLLAALELPELALEWQTKIKKKLGI; encoded by the coding sequence ATGAAAATAATCTCTACCAATACCTCTAAAATAAAAACGGTTGTTCATAACGGCAAAGAAGTTAAAACCGGTATTTTTAAAACGCCAACCAATGAGCCTGTTGTTATTGAAAAGCTAAATATAATAGGTGATGAACAAGCCGATTTAGTCAATCACGGCGGTATTGATAAGGCAGTTTATGCGTTTTCGCATAATCATTATGCTTATTGGAAACACACCCTTGAGAATGATGATTTAGCAGTAGGCGCCTTTGGCGAAAACTTTACAATTTCAGAGCTTGATGAGCAAAATATTCATATTGGCGATCGTATCCGTGTCGGTACTGCACTGCTTGAAGTAAGCCAGCCCCGTGTGCCGTGCTTTAAGCTTGCCATTGCACTTAATAATAAACAAAGCCTAAAATTATTTACTCAGTATTACCACACGGGTGTTTACTTTAGAGTGCTTGAGCCAGGTATGGCTAAAACAGGGGATGCAGTCACTATTGAGCATAAAGCTGATCATAACATTTCAGTAAAAGCGTTGTTTCAGGCGTTTTACGATAAAAAATACCCAGATTATGAGAGCGTATTATTAGCAGCACTTGAACTCCCCGAGCTTGCGCTTGAGTGGCAAACTAAGATTAAAAAGAAACTCGGTATATAA
- a CDS encoding LysR family transcriptional regulator produces MYSLEQLKIFVTVVETGSFSATGRKLKRAQSGISQAISNLEIAIDQPLFDRNKNTPTLTKSGKTLLPVAYSILHQQTYFDQKVESLAKNYEQDVVIAIDESISNHGILKIIAPLAQQYPITNFELISVTTFDVEELVKTGKAQIGIIYSDGELKVDMDFFLLGQARFLTIASPQHALGKLNKVNSSDLKAHRQCAHRSLNQSELWFSYAISAKVWYANTHQTLIDLVTQNVGWALVPELAIKQQLKQGDVVALPVVHEQGGWLTPVGCVVSRSKPTGPVTESLLTLLQQHFSNEDGWQAKA; encoded by the coding sequence ATGTACAGCTTAGAACAACTAAAAATATTTGTAACCGTAGTAGAAACCGGCTCTTTTTCAGCAACAGGCCGAAAGCTAAAGCGAGCGCAGTCGGGTATTAGCCAAGCTATTTCTAATCTTGAAATTGCAATAGATCAACCATTGTTTGACCGTAATAAAAACACTCCCACTTTAACAAAAAGTGGAAAAACCTTGCTCCCCGTGGCTTATTCAATACTGCACCAACAAACTTATTTTGATCAAAAAGTAGAGTCTCTTGCTAAAAACTACGAGCAAGACGTAGTAATAGCTATTGACGAAAGCATAAGTAACCACGGAATATTAAAAATAATAGCCCCCCTTGCACAGCAGTACCCTATTACAAACTTTGAGCTAATATCGGTCACTACGTTTGATGTAGAAGAGCTTGTAAAAACGGGTAAAGCGCAAATAGGTATCATATATAGTGATGGTGAATTAAAGGTAGATATGGACTTTTTTTTGCTAGGCCAAGCTCGTTTTTTAACAATTGCGTCACCGCAACATGCGCTTGGTAAACTTAATAAAGTAAATAGCAGTGACTTAAAAGCACATAGGCAATGTGCTCACCGTAGCCTTAATCAATCAGAGTTATGGTTTAGCTATGCTATAAGCGCTAAGGTTTGGTACGCCAATACTCATCAAACACTCATAGATTTGGTAACACAAAATGTGGGCTGGGCACTGGTGCCTGAGTTGGCTATAAAACAACAACTTAAACAAGGTGACGTTGTTGCTCTACCTGTAGTACATGAGCAAGGCGGTTGGCTAACGCCTGTAGGCTGTGTGGTATCAAGAAGTAAACCTACAGGCCCAGTAACCGAAAGTTTACTCACCCTGTTACAGCAACATTTTTCAAACGAAGATGGTTGGCAAGCAAAAGCTTAA
- a CDS encoding PACE efflux transporter: MTEKMGATERLFQAVLFEVLAVSLSILGLVLFTDHAIGALSGTMIIIATIAMCWNFIFNWFFDRVATGAKEKRSLLFRLFHVVLFQGGLLILTVPIMAYILKVSLWQALLMDIGVTLFVTCYAFTFNLVYDHTRAYVLASKKSNHAINT; this comes from the coding sequence ATGACAGAGAAAATGGGAGCAACAGAGCGATTATTTCAGGCAGTTTTGTTTGAGGTTTTAGCCGTGTCGTTATCAATTTTAGGTTTAGTACTATTTACAGATCATGCAATTGGGGCTTTGTCGGGCACTATGATAATAATTGCGACTATAGCTATGTGTTGGAACTTTATTTTTAACTGGTTTTTTGACCGAGTGGCCACCGGCGCTAAAGAAAAACGCTCGTTATTGTTTAGGTTGTTTCATGTTGTTTTGTTTCAAGGTGGCTTATTAATTTTGACAGTGCCTATTATGGCGTACATTTTAAAAGTAAGTTTGTGGCAGGCATTACTAATGGATATAGGCGTTACGTTATTTGTAACCTGCTATGCGTTTACCTTTAACTTAGTTTACGACCATACACGGGCCTATGTATTAGCCTCAAAAAAATCAAATCATGCAATAAATACTTAA